The Nitrospira sp. genome contains a region encoding:
- a CDS encoding universal stress protein, with product MYKTIYIPVDNSDHSNSAVDVGVHLAKTFGSKIVGSHVYAAKMHDKRFKQMEAGLPEEYHDEKELDRQRQIHDSLITRGLQIITDSYLDYVDKKCTEANLPIERRSLEGRNWKVLAEDINTNGYDLVIMGALGVGAVKDSVIGSNTERVVRRVRNSDMLIIKNIQPLNGGKIVVAVDGSPYSFGGLMTGLALGKAFNMPVEAISAFDPYFHYAAFHSISGVLNEEAGKVFRFKEQEKLHEEIIDSGLAKIYQSHLDISREIAQAEQTDVKTTLLDGKAFEKIIQYVRKDVPALLIVGRIGVHSDEDMDVGSNTENLLRSAPCNVLISNRKYVPPIDTQAEYTIAWTEEALRRMEKIPVFARGVAKTAIHRYAIEKGHTIISNTVVDAAVGHILPKGAMDAMRALGGSLDAAGIDRDKMQADEAVTKDLMGPTLSGIMTQIVEEKPKQIDASTQAYLDRMGQNYFVCDGCGYIGKGDAPVRCPVCSADGTKFKQVDKKIFEVAASAEGDLETDVAYDDVPMQWTKDAKEAIRAVPAGFQRRRAKARIEKSARKLGMTTITLEYAAPMIKDAAAEDYTPIFSNKGTGTSPAAEATLTAANENGANGHSEAASRYSWTEDAQARLDRAPEGFMRDCTKALILKHAEKIGATVITIEVANEGIEQAKGYMAEAMKTGNLKDMIANLTGKTST from the coding sequence ATGTATAAGACCATCTATATTCCGGTCGACAATTCCGACCATTCCAATTCAGCAGTGGATGTCGGCGTTCACCTGGCCAAAACCTTCGGCTCGAAGATTGTGGGAAGCCATGTCTATGCGGCAAAAATGCATGACAAACGCTTCAAACAGATGGAAGCCGGCTTACCGGAAGAATATCACGATGAAAAAGAACTCGACCGCCAGCGCCAGATTCATGATTCGCTGATCACCCGCGGACTCCAAATCATCACCGATTCCTATCTCGACTACGTTGATAAGAAATGTACCGAGGCAAATCTCCCGATCGAGCGGCGATCGCTCGAGGGGCGAAATTGGAAGGTGTTGGCTGAGGATATCAATACCAACGGCTATGACCTCGTCATCATGGGAGCACTGGGGGTCGGAGCGGTCAAAGACAGTGTGATCGGCAGCAATACCGAACGCGTTGTCCGCCGAGTCCGAAACTCCGACATGCTCATCATCAAGAACATTCAGCCCTTGAATGGCGGCAAAATCGTGGTGGCTGTCGACGGCAGTCCCTACTCGTTCGGCGGACTGATGACGGGTCTCGCTCTCGGCAAAGCGTTCAACATGCCGGTTGAGGCAATTTCAGCATTCGACCCGTATTTCCACTATGCCGCGTTCCACAGCATTTCCGGAGTCTTAAACGAAGAAGCCGGCAAGGTATTTCGTTTCAAAGAGCAGGAAAAGCTGCACGAAGAAATTATCGATAGCGGCTTGGCCAAGATCTATCAGTCCCATCTGGACATTTCCCGTGAAATAGCCCAAGCCGAACAAACCGATGTAAAAACGACGTTGCTCGACGGCAAGGCCTTCGAAAAAATCATTCAGTATGTCCGCAAGGATGTCCCAGCCTTGCTGATTGTCGGGCGCATCGGGGTCCATAGCGACGAGGACATGGACGTCGGCAGCAACACGGAAAACCTGCTCCGCAGTGCGCCTTGTAACGTGTTGATCTCCAACCGCAAGTATGTTCCACCGATCGATACGCAAGCCGAGTACACGATCGCCTGGACCGAAGAGGCTCTACGGCGGATGGAAAAGATCCCCGTGTTTGCACGAGGGGTTGCCAAGACAGCCATTCATCGATATGCCATTGAGAAAGGCCATACGATCATCAGTAACACCGTGGTGGATGCCGCGGTTGGGCACATCTTGCCCAAAGGCGCGATGGATGCCATGCGGGCCCTCGGTGGGAGCCTGGATGCGGCGGGTATCGACCGCGACAAGATGCAAGCCGACGAGGCTGTCACGAAAGATCTCATGGGCCCGACCTTGAGCGGGATCATGACCCAGATCGTTGAGGAGAAGCCGAAACAGATCGATGCCTCCACCCAGGCCTACTTGGACCGCATGGGTCAAAACTATTTTGTCTGTGACGGCTGCGGATACATCGGGAAGGGCGACGCGCCGGTGAGATGTCCCGTGTGCAGTGCGGATGGGACGAAATTCAAACAGGTCGATAAGAAGATCTTCGAAGTAGCCGCGTCGGCTGAAGGCGATCTGGAGACAGATGTCGCCTACGATGACGTGCCGATGCAATGGACCAAGGACGCGAAAGAGGCCATCCGCGCGGTACCGGCCGGCTTTCAACGGAGGCGCGCCAAGGCCAGAATTGAGAAGAGCGCGCGGAAGCTGGGCATGACGACGATCACGCTTGAATATGCAGCGCCGATGATCAAGGACGCGGCTGCCGAAGACTATACCCCCATTTTTTCCAACAAGGGCACCGGCACATCGCCTGCCGCGGAAGCCACGCTTACAGCCGCAAATGAGAACGGCGCAAATGGCCACAGTGAAGCGGCGTCACGGTATTCCTGGACGGAGGACGCACAGGCCAGATTGGATCGGGCTCCGGAAGGTTTCATGCGTGATTGCACCAAAGCGCTGATTCTGAAGCATGCTGAAAAAATTGGAGCGACCGTGATTACGATTGAGGTCGCGAATGAAGGTATCGAACAGGCCAAGGGATACATGGCGGAAGCCATGAAGACCGGTAATCTCAAGGACATGATCGCCAACCTCACCGGTAAGACCAGTACCTAG
- a CDS encoding radical SAM protein produces MGKSLPIFNGPSSQSALSSLQQQIAQFFTPAPKGEGPFDGRTVDDFKPYLVALNLTKRCNLKCNHCYLDATTKAAGGEDELSTEECYRLIDQIAEVNKGCLLVITGGEPLVRPDILDIARYAVKLGFMVVFGTNGMLIDDHLAKTLVEIGVMGVGISIDSLQAAKHDAFRGVPGAWEAAVAGIEASKRNGLQFQVHFSAQPMNYKELPDVIDWAHRLGARVLNVFFMVCTGRGEELTDITPAQYEEVLGYLVECQDNYKGMLVRARCAPHFKRLAYEKDPNSPITKATGYMGGGCLAGTNYARVTPNGELTPCPYMPLSAGNLRQHSFVDLWERSDIFNSFRYPQLKGKCGDCEYSDICGGCRARPYVDHGDWLDEDQWCLYTPKGGEKIKVAFNVSEESEMAWDDASALRLSRIPYFLRAMVKKGVEKHARENNIPLITVELMEELRKKRFGNDAPVFKF; encoded by the coding sequence ATGGGCAAATCTCTTCCCATCTTCAACGGTCCTTCGTCTCAGAGCGCCCTGAGTTCACTGCAACAGCAAATTGCTCAGTTTTTCACCCCCGCTCCGAAGGGGGAAGGGCCATTCGACGGTCGGACGGTTGACGACTTCAAGCCCTATCTCGTCGCGCTGAACTTGACCAAGCGTTGTAATCTCAAATGCAACCACTGCTATCTTGATGCGACAACTAAAGCTGCGGGTGGAGAGGACGAGCTAAGCACCGAAGAATGCTACCGGCTGATCGATCAGATCGCGGAAGTGAATAAGGGGTGCCTCCTCGTGATCACGGGCGGCGAACCGTTGGTCCGGCCGGATATCCTCGACATCGCCCGTTACGCCGTCAAGCTCGGTTTCATGGTGGTCTTTGGCACAAACGGCATGCTGATCGACGACCACCTGGCCAAAACCCTCGTGGAGATCGGTGTGATGGGCGTCGGCATCAGTATTGACTCATTGCAGGCAGCCAAACACGACGCCTTCCGGGGCGTGCCGGGAGCCTGGGAAGCCGCGGTGGCGGGTATTGAGGCCAGCAAGCGGAACGGTCTCCAATTTCAAGTGCATTTCAGCGCGCAGCCGATGAATTATAAAGAACTGCCCGACGTTATCGACTGGGCACACCGGCTCGGAGCCCGCGTGTTGAACGTCTTTTTCATGGTGTGTACGGGACGAGGCGAGGAACTGACGGATATCACGCCCGCTCAGTATGAAGAAGTGCTCGGGTATCTCGTTGAATGCCAAGATAATTACAAGGGCATGTTAGTGCGTGCCCGGTGTGCGCCGCACTTCAAACGGCTGGCCTATGAAAAGGACCCCAACTCCCCGATTACCAAGGCAACCGGATACATGGGGGGAGGGTGCCTCGCCGGCACGAACTACGCCAGGGTGACACCCAACGGTGAATTGACGCCCTGTCCCTATATGCCGCTGTCCGCCGGAAATTTGCGTCAACACAGTTTTGTCGATCTCTGGGAGCGATCGGACATCTTCAACTCGTTCCGGTACCCTCAGCTCAAGGGGAAATGCGGCGACTGCGAATACAGTGACATCTGCGGGGGCTGCCGCGCCCGCCCCTATGTCGACCATGGGGACTGGTTGGATGAAGATCAGTGGTGCCTGTACACGCCAAAGGGTGGAGAGAAAATCAAGGTGGCGTTCAATGTTTCCGAAGAGTCTGAAATGGCTTGGGATGACGCGTCAGCGCTCAGGTTGAGCCGTATTCCCTACTTTCTACGCGCCATGGTCAAGAAGGGTGTGGAGAAGCATGCCCGTGAGAACAATATCCCGCTCATCACCGTCGAATTGATGGAGGAACTGCGCAAGAAGCGATTCGGCAACGACGCGCCTGTCTTTAAGTTCTAG
- a CDS encoding beta-propeller fold lactonase family protein encodes MKKPRRVLLLLPTVLALTGCPDGGGGNGGFQGTPGVIYTANGGSNNLSGFTIGAGGLLTATTPATFVTGTNTEWVAVSPNGQFLYSSNQNSTNISGFTINAATGNLTPTLPATFSTGAGSSPRGIIVTPNGQFAYVANSASNTVAGFSIGSGGVLTSSTPATFATSGTLARGIAVSPNGQFLYVANSGTHNVSGFRIGAGGVLTATSPTTFSTGAGSPAPEGLAISPNSAFLYVANSGTNAIAVFSIGAGGVLTPTVPPTFSTGVLGSSPERMAISPNGSFLYVTNSGMNEVAAFAIGAGGLLTPTTPTAFSTGATSSPVGITINPTGQFLYVANSGSTSIAGFAIGAGGVLIPMNPATFSTAPHGPIGIASPGRP; translated from the coding sequence ATGAAGAAACCTAGGCGCGTGCTTCTGCTATTGCCGACGGTGCTAGCTCTCACCGGGTGTCCAGACGGTGGCGGTGGTAACGGGGGATTTCAGGGTACGCCCGGCGTGATTTATACGGCAAATGGCGGATCCAACAATCTCTCAGGTTTTACCATTGGCGCAGGAGGTCTGTTGACTGCGACGACCCCAGCCACTTTCGTTACAGGTACGAATACTGAATGGGTTGCAGTTTCTCCGAATGGTCAGTTTCTATACTCGTCAAACCAGAATTCCACGAATATATCTGGTTTCACGATCAACGCGGCGACCGGAAACTTGACACCGACCCTTCCGGCCACGTTTTCAACCGGTGCGGGATCCTCTCCACGCGGGATCATCGTCACACCGAACGGGCAATTTGCCTATGTCGCCAATAGCGCCTCAAACACCGTTGCCGGTTTCTCAATCGGATCGGGAGGAGTATTAACATCGAGCACCCCGGCGACCTTTGCGACGAGTGGAACGCTAGCCAGAGGTATTGCTGTATCACCCAATGGACAGTTTCTCTATGTCGCGAATTCCGGTACTCACAACGTATCGGGCTTTAGGATTGGTGCTGGTGGGGTGCTGACCGCAACGAGCCCCACAACATTTTCAACTGGTGCCGGCTCTCCAGCCCCGGAGGGACTCGCAATCTCGCCTAACAGCGCATTCTTGTATGTTGCGAATAGTGGAACGAATGCGATCGCAGTCTTTTCTATTGGAGCAGGAGGCGTTCTCACGCCAACAGTCCCACCGACATTCTCCACCGGGGTGCTGGGATCGAGCCCTGAGAGGATGGCCATTTCACCGAACGGGTCGTTCTTGTATGTCACGAATAGCGGCATGAATGAAGTGGCAGCGTTTGCCATTGGGGCGGGAGGACTATTGACACCGACGACTCCGACGGCATTTTCCACTGGAGCGACTTCCTCACCGGTAGGGATTACGATCAATCCCACAGGACAATTCCTCTATGTGGCCAATTCAGGGTCCACCAGTATAGCTGGATTTGCGATCGGCGCCGGTGGGGTCCTAATCCCTATGAATCCTGCCACGTTTTCGACAGCTCCACATGGTCCAATTGGAATCGCCTCTCCAGGCCGACCATAG
- a CDS encoding 2OG-Fe(II) oxygenase, which yields MIVHENMVMEAVDQAVTALDFARLRQEYWEQDEFLVIKQFLPRAFVEEVLVPQAQGVKGELNRNYIPGHKKGGSVSYYTVQEKAPRFLDLYRAESFREFLNRLVDAKLMFCPDNDPHSCALYYYTEPGDHIGFHYDTSYYKGARYTILMGLVDRSTHCKLVCELFKDHPTKQPQHLELVTEPGDMVIFNGDKLWHAVTPLGEGEERIALTMEYVTNPDMGTVKRLYSNLKDSFGYFGFKSVFKRALGLNRSR from the coding sequence ATGATCGTTCACGAGAACATGGTAATGGAAGCTGTCGACCAGGCGGTCACTGCATTGGATTTCGCTCGTCTCCGCCAAGAGTATTGGGAGCAAGACGAGTTCTTAGTTATCAAGCAATTCTTGCCCCGCGCCTTTGTAGAGGAAGTGCTCGTTCCCCAGGCCCAGGGTGTCAAAGGGGAACTCAATCGCAATTACATTCCCGGTCATAAGAAAGGCGGGAGCGTCAGTTACTATACCGTGCAGGAGAAGGCTCCACGCTTTCTCGATCTCTACCGTGCCGAATCGTTCAGAGAGTTCTTAAATCGGCTCGTTGATGCGAAGCTCATGTTTTGCCCCGACAACGATCCCCATTCATGCGCCCTCTACTACTACACCGAACCGGGTGACCATATCGGTTTCCACTACGACACGTCCTATTATAAAGGCGCGCGTTATACGATCCTGATGGGGCTTGTCGATCGGTCTACTCATTGCAAACTTGTGTGCGAGCTCTTCAAGGACCACCCGACCAAGCAGCCGCAGCATCTTGAACTGGTCACTGAACCTGGTGATATGGTGATTTTCAACGGTGACAAGCTTTGGCATGCGGTCACGCCTCTCGGAGAGGGGGAGGAGCGGATCGCCTTGACGATGGAGTACGTCACCAATCCGGATATGGGCACCGTGAAACGGCTCTATTCCAACCTCAAAGATTCCTTCGGCTACTTCGGCTTCAAATCGGTCTTCAAGCGCGCTCTGGGCCTGAACCGCTCCAGGTGA
- a CDS encoding outer membrane lipoprotein carrier protein LolA has product MIHWWLAASLSVVFVLPVWAADGPIDEKALQEVRGVVKQLQTRYEKTKDLQADFSQKTKIEGFERPVTSAGKVYIKKPGRLRWDYLDPASEQIYVNQDDVKVYVPEHKQVLVGKLTQMAASQAPLELLRGAARLDESYEIEPTTGTERGVGGIPLITLIPKGKEHDSAQGLQKIVVEVFPKTYFIRTVALHEISGNVAVFEFSNLKPNLGLGNEVFDFKTPPDAEVVRAPVLNGP; this is encoded by the coding sequence ATGATACACTGGTGGCTGGCGGCATCGTTGAGCGTGGTGTTTGTCTTGCCGGTTTGGGCCGCAGACGGACCAATTGATGAGAAGGCCTTGCAGGAAGTCCGTGGGGTCGTCAAGCAGTTGCAAACACGGTATGAAAAAACAAAAGATCTGCAGGCCGACTTTTCTCAAAAAACCAAGATCGAGGGGTTTGAACGGCCTGTGACGTCGGCCGGCAAGGTGTATATCAAAAAGCCTGGTCGTTTGAGGTGGGACTACCTTGATCCGGCCAGCGAGCAAATTTATGTGAACCAGGACGATGTGAAGGTGTACGTCCCCGAACATAAGCAGGTCTTGGTCGGGAAACTGACGCAAATGGCCGCCTCACAAGCGCCATTGGAACTGCTGCGGGGAGCGGCAAGATTGGATGAGTCGTATGAGATTGAACCCACCACCGGAACGGAGCGTGGAGTGGGTGGCATCCCGCTGATTACGCTTATTCCCAAAGGCAAGGAACATGACTCTGCCCAGGGTCTTCAGAAGATCGTCGTCGAGGTGTTCCCCAAAACCTATTTCATCCGTACCGTGGCCCTTCATGAAATCAGCGGCAATGTGGCCGTCTTTGAATTTTCGAACTTGAAACCCAACCTCGGATTAGGTAATGAGGTGTTCGACTTTAAAACACCGCCGGATGCCGAAGTGGTGAGGGCTCCGGTATTGAATGGGCCGTAG
- a CDS encoding DNA translocase FtsK → MGATTSAKRGETRRAPSPPSHIQREVIGVILIALSLLMLLSLLSFVPGEAQIVASGTPAARPPQNLIGSFGALLAGGFFYSIGGAAYLFPLLLGRLGFRCFSQAPVSIRFRTAASSLAAVFFLSAFLHLEMTGVPTLTSGMISRGVAGGIVGQTIAEGLRAVFAGTGAHILIIAGFLVSLLLTTPLSLAEVVRRMPERWGSLREGMSAMMPERSVEAEKEVGNRRQRVKTPKPVPTAQEEPFAESLEEARPTPAPAPPIIQPFPISTPPVQSEAAEPDVVVPQTESGAYQLPDPEILLSDPSGPMDRMSDEELKAQSEILSRALMSFGIEGTVTEVRPGPVVTMYEFEPAPGTKVARIVNLADDLALALKATSLRIVAPLPGKSVVGIEVPNRSRETVSLKEVVMSEAFSRARSRLTLALGKDIFGAPITADLKTMPHLLVAGATGAGKSVSLNTMLLSILFSAKPSEVKLLLIDPKMLEFQSYEGIPHLLRPVITEPKSAARGLGWVVAEMERRYKLLAEAGVRNIDAYNRKVAGLHETFAENNAPGVEQPELPMQFLSEEDRLSAGETSIAEGEQGCMQPKPTPPEPLPFIVVMIDELADLMMVAPKDVEDKIARLAQMARASGIHLVLATQRPSVDVLTGLIKANFPARIAFQVSSKTDSRTILDANGAEALLGRGDMLYLASGTGRLARLHGSFVSDDDVRSVVEFVKKQALPIYNQELQSLKSEEAAEEEAKDEVYEQAKDLVLSTGQASASLIQRRLRVGYPRAARMIEQMESEGIVGAAGRDGRREVLGRRGPVGATEA, encoded by the coding sequence ATGGGTGCCACCACCTCGGCTAAGCGGGGCGAAACCCGCCGTGCCCCTTCTCCCCCTTCTCATATTCAGCGGGAAGTGATCGGCGTGATCTTGATCGCATTGAGCTTGCTCATGCTGTTGAGCCTTCTGTCGTTTGTGCCCGGGGAAGCGCAGATTGTGGCATCCGGAACGCCGGCTGCAAGACCGCCTCAGAATCTCATTGGTTCCTTTGGCGCGTTATTGGCCGGTGGGTTCTTTTATAGCATCGGTGGAGCGGCCTACCTCTTTCCCTTGCTTTTAGGCCGGTTAGGCTTTCGCTGCTTCTCTCAGGCACCGGTGAGTATCAGATTCCGGACGGCTGCGAGTTCCTTGGCCGCAGTCTTCTTTCTGAGTGCATTTCTGCATCTTGAAATGACGGGGGTTCCGACACTGACCAGCGGAATGATTTCCCGTGGGGTGGCCGGTGGGATCGTCGGTCAGACGATCGCCGAAGGCCTTCGCGCGGTGTTTGCCGGGACCGGTGCACATATTCTTATTATTGCGGGATTCCTTGTGTCGCTCTTGCTGACAACACCTCTGTCGTTAGCCGAAGTCGTGCGTCGCATGCCGGAACGGTGGGGTTCTTTGCGTGAAGGGATGTCCGCCATGATGCCCGAGCGATCGGTTGAGGCTGAGAAAGAGGTCGGCAATCGCAGACAACGGGTCAAAACCCCTAAACCCGTCCCGACGGCGCAGGAGGAGCCGTTTGCTGAAAGCCTGGAGGAGGCAAGACCGACTCCGGCTCCTGCACCTCCAATTATTCAGCCGTTCCCTATTTCAACTCCGCCGGTACAATCAGAAGCGGCTGAGCCGGATGTGGTTGTTCCACAGACGGAGTCCGGAGCGTATCAATTACCGGATCCTGAAATTCTGTTAAGCGATCCGTCCGGGCCGATGGATCGGATGTCAGATGAAGAGCTCAAAGCGCAATCCGAGATCTTATCACGAGCCCTGATGAGCTTCGGCATTGAAGGCACCGTGACGGAAGTGAGGCCCGGCCCCGTCGTCACGATGTATGAATTCGAGCCGGCGCCCGGGACGAAGGTCGCTCGTATTGTGAATTTGGCCGATGACCTTGCGTTGGCGCTCAAGGCGACCAGTCTGCGAATCGTCGCGCCGTTGCCGGGCAAATCAGTGGTTGGGATCGAAGTGCCGAATCGGTCCCGGGAGACGGTGTCCCTGAAAGAAGTCGTCATGAGCGAAGCCTTCAGTCGGGCAAGATCCAGGCTGACACTCGCGTTAGGCAAGGATATTTTCGGTGCCCCGATCACAGCCGACCTGAAGACGATGCCGCATCTTTTGGTGGCCGGTGCGACCGGTGCGGGGAAGAGCGTCAGTTTGAACACGATGTTGCTCAGTATCCTCTTCTCCGCCAAGCCCAGTGAAGTGAAACTCCTGCTCATTGACCCGAAGATGCTCGAGTTTCAATCGTATGAGGGTATTCCCCATCTGTTGCGACCGGTGATTACGGAGCCAAAATCAGCCGCGAGAGGACTGGGCTGGGTCGTCGCCGAAATGGAGCGGCGGTACAAGCTGTTGGCTGAGGCCGGAGTACGGAATATCGATGCGTACAATCGAAAGGTCGCCGGGTTGCATGAGACCTTTGCTGAAAACAACGCCCCAGGCGTCGAACAGCCTGAGCTTCCGATGCAGTTCCTCTCTGAAGAGGATCGCCTCTCTGCCGGCGAAACCTCGATTGCCGAGGGAGAGCAAGGGTGCATGCAACCGAAACCGACGCCGCCGGAACCGTTACCCTTTATCGTCGTCATGATCGACGAATTGGCGGATCTGATGATGGTCGCTCCCAAGGATGTCGAAGATAAGATCGCCCGGCTCGCTCAGATGGCCAGAGCGTCCGGGATTCATCTGGTGCTGGCCACCCAGCGCCCATCCGTGGATGTCCTCACAGGCTTGATTAAGGCGAATTTCCCCGCACGCATCGCGTTCCAAGTATCCTCGAAGACCGACTCGCGCACCATTCTGGATGCGAACGGAGCCGAGGCTCTCCTGGGCCGAGGCGATATGCTGTATCTGGCCTCCGGTACGGGCCGCCTCGCTCGTCTGCATGGGTCCTTTGTGTCGGATGACGATGTCCGATCGGTTGTTGAGTTCGTGAAGAAGCAAGCACTCCCGATCTACAACCAGGAATTGCAATCGCTGAAGTCGGAAGAAGCGGCGGAGGAGGAGGCCAAAGACGAGGTGTATGAACAGGCCAAAGATCTGGTACTGTCGACCGGCCAAGCTTCGGCTTCTTTGATTCAGCGCCGCCTGCGGGTAGGCTATCCTCGAGCAGCGCGTATGATTGAACAAATGGAATCGGAAGGCATTGTGGGAGCGGCGGGGCGGGACGGGCGACGTGAAGTCCTTGGACGGCGCGGACCGGTTGGTGCGACGGAAGCATGA
- the phoU gene encoding phosphate signaling complex protein PhoU → MVQRHFDEELAELRTKLARMAGLAEDQIDKALTALVTRDSALACQVIERDHKVNALDVEIDEACIESLALHQPAARDLRLVTTAMKISTELERISDLSENISERVIELNEEPQLKPYIDIPRMGSLARMMVKESIDAFIKEDAHLARKVLMDDDFVDDLMEQLFRELLSFMIEDPRTITRAIRLSFIAKYLERIADHATNIAELVVYLVEGKIIRHTSPPVSL, encoded by the coding sequence ATGGTGCAACGACATTTCGACGAAGAACTTGCCGAACTAAGAACGAAGCTGGCGCGGATGGCCGGTCTTGCGGAGGACCAGATCGACAAAGCATTGACTGCATTGGTCACACGCGATTCGGCTCTGGCCTGTCAGGTGATCGAGCGGGACCACAAGGTCAATGCGCTGGACGTGGAGATCGACGAAGCCTGCATTGAGTCGTTGGCGCTTCACCAGCCCGCCGCGCGGGACCTACGATTGGTCACGACGGCCATGAAAATTTCCACCGAGCTCGAGCGGATCAGTGATCTTTCCGAGAATATTTCAGAGCGGGTGATCGAGTTAAACGAAGAACCTCAGCTGAAGCCCTACATCGATATTCCGAGGATGGGAAGCCTTGCGCGCATGATGGTCAAGGAAAGCATCGATGCGTTCATTAAGGAGGATGCGCATCTCGCCAGGAAGGTGCTCATGGATGACGATTTCGTCGATGATCTGATGGAACAGTTATTTCGTGAGCTGCTCTCCTTTATGATCGAGGACCCACGCACGATTACCCGTGCCATCCGGTTGAGCTTTATCGCAAAATATCTTGAGCGGATAGCCGACCATGCCACCAATATCGCTGAACTGGTGGTCTATTTGGTGGAAGGCAAGATTATTCGGCACACATCACCTCCCGTTTCGTTGTGA
- a CDS encoding phosphate ABC transporter ATP-binding protein, whose amino-acid sequence MQNMDSLDSKVPHQPGAQGKSKLRVQDFNFFYGPVQSLFKIVMDIPENQVTAFIGPSGCGKSTLLRCMNRLNDLIEGARHEGNILIDDIDIFNPAIDITDLRKRVGMVFQKSNPFPKSIHENVAYGPRLQGLRNRSVLEDIVERSLRGAGLWEEVKDRLHKSALGLSGGQQQRLCIARALAVKPDVLLMDEPCSALDPIATGIIEELLFSLKKDLTVVIVTHNMQQAARVSDCTAFMYLGQLIEFGLTKQVFTNPSKKQTEDYITGRFG is encoded by the coding sequence ATGCAGAACATGGACTCACTTGATTCCAAGGTGCCGCATCAGCCCGGTGCTCAGGGGAAGTCTAAGCTTCGAGTTCAAGACTTTAACTTTTTCTATGGGCCGGTCCAGTCACTGTTCAAGATCGTCATGGACATTCCCGAGAATCAAGTGACCGCGTTCATTGGGCCGTCCGGCTGCGGGAAGTCTACGTTGCTCCGGTGCATGAACCGCCTGAATGATCTCATTGAAGGTGCGCGACACGAAGGAAACATTCTCATTGACGACATCGATATCTTCAATCCCGCGATCGATATCACAGATCTTCGTAAACGTGTGGGCATGGTGTTTCAAAAATCCAATCCCTTTCCCAAATCAATCCATGAGAATGTCGCCTATGGCCCGCGCCTGCAAGGTTTGAGAAATCGATCGGTGTTGGAAGACATCGTCGAAAGAAGTCTCCGAGGGGCCGGTTTATGGGAGGAAGTAAAGGATCGGCTCCACAAGAGCGCTCTTGGTTTGTCCGGGGGGCAGCAGCAACGACTCTGCATTGCACGGGCTCTTGCGGTCAAGCCGGACGTCCTTCTGATGGATGAGCCCTGTTCCGCGCTCGATCCGATTGCCACAGGGATTATCGAAGAATTGTTATTTTCACTGAAAAAAGATTTGACCGTCGTCATCGTGACGCACAACATGCAGCAAGCGGCGCGGGTATCAGATTGTACGGCATTCATGTATCTCGGCCAATTGATCGAGTTCGGTCTCACGAAACAGGTGTTCACGAACCCGTCGAAGAAGCAGACGGAAGACTATATCACCGGACGATTCGGGTGA